The Cellulomonas sp. S1-8 genome has a window encoding:
- a CDS encoding endo-1,4-beta-xylanase, with translation MGRTRHRKVLETIGVSAAAAALVAAPMVVIGTSAGAADSQVVLGVDFDDETIGTWSTAGEVTLGYVDTDSGKALEVAGRANDFHGIKSPEVAYEGGVAYTFSMQAKLPEGTEGTADIRFVVDTDYTWVGNTTISAADWTTVTGVYTPADDRTRQVYLGTGALGAADITAPYTYLVDDIEVTRPAADGGGGEAEIVLSSDFESDVAPWVGRGAATAARTTDDARSGEGSMLVSGRTSNWHGAQTPIASLFAAGSTYDVSAWVKLAPGEASTTVNMTVAEVPEAYTQVVPAVAVTDQDWVELTGTYTRGEAVTGGDLYFEAAGATTSFLVDDVVITGQTVTDDWEPDLEGFVLGGAVDPTSTPVGAARGTGNVAALTFDDGPSGTDTSDLLDFLGENDLPATFCVIGSQVTAPGGADLLRRIVSEGHTLCNHSTGWADMGALSKAEVEADLKANLAIIRTALGDPEAKVPYFRAPNGSWGQTIPVAVALGMQPLAVSNTISDWETQDEATLTANLRAAMVPGRIVLVHDGGGSGDGGRAASIAATRTVVSERLADGWTFTLPQGGADGEGSGTNLSFDFEDGTLQGWAPRATEEGAATVGVTEEGGHDSARAARISDRVHQGQGLQYDVTGLLAAGQTYQFEAWIKFEGEPGDATLSVRTETGGTSAYGNLASLTGLSTEWTRVAGTFSLPSYETAAEIYFETAYDGGNAGNTSTFLLDDISITSPGPITIEDLPPLKDTVPFPMGIAIDSRETMGSPAELTNLHFNQYTGENHMKPYAWYDDDRNFRIDPQATAIMDAAVANDARVYGHVLVWHSQNPGQTAADPETGTPANPGWMFYGDDGELLTSSEADQAILRERLRTHIFAVAENLHDTYGAFGSDTNPLVAWDVVNEVVSDGAENPDGLRRSAWFNILGEEFIDLAFIYADEAFNEEYAAAGTDRPVTLFINDYNTEQVGKQDRYFALVERLLERGVPIDGVGHQFHVNLTLPISALENALTRFESLPVVQAVTELDVATGTPVTDARLIDQGYFYQEAFDVFRAHADSLFSVTVWGLNDGRSWVNANGAPLLFDDLLQAKPAYYGAAGAELPGRIRTANAFAGEVAIDEDATSAIEWQQLRLIPVGDAGAFQLRWAPDTLAVFVDVTNDDADALELQVDDSTFAFNRDGTGDVDGVVTEVDGGWQAVVHLPLDGATEGGTLSFDVRIADGDDVTAWSGSPDATGTLTLLEELSYLEAPQASVAPEIDGDVDGVWDDATGVVTAKQVSGTNTAVAEVRTLWRDDSLYILAEVTDPDIDVTGSDPWIQDSVEIYVDAGNYKNGAYRPEDMQIRINADNVVSFGAGDPAVQDARVESATSRTDDGYLVELSVDLLEESGLGTFHGLDYQVNDASGGSRLGITNWADPTGQGYQSNAHWGVGRLVEAGGPEPTPTVTPTPTVSPEPTTSPEPTTSPEPTTSPEPTTGPTPNPTTTAGPSPTPTAGPTDPRPDARITLGASQVRAGTAVSVRLQGFEPGDRVALALGAGTTASGGLGGVGAAAAAPGRTTQLATVVVGAGGTGVSNVTIPAGTAAGTYLVLAAVDGTVVADAALQVLAAAPGTAAGTGTGSGLAVTGAGLGLAGLALLALTAGVLLVVARRRGMTLEGVRESLRR, from the coding sequence ATGGGTCGGACCCGGCACCGCAAGGTGCTCGAAACTATCGGTGTCAGTGCGGCAGCAGCCGCCCTGGTCGCCGCGCCAATGGTCGTGATCGGCACCTCTGCCGGCGCGGCGGACTCGCAGGTCGTGCTCGGCGTCGACTTCGACGACGAGACGATCGGGACCTGGAGCACCGCAGGCGAGGTCACCCTCGGCTACGTCGACACCGACAGCGGCAAGGCCCTCGAGGTGGCCGGCCGCGCCAACGACTTCCACGGGATCAAGTCGCCCGAGGTCGCCTACGAGGGCGGTGTCGCCTACACGTTCTCGATGCAGGCCAAGCTGCCCGAGGGCACCGAGGGCACCGCCGACATCCGCTTCGTCGTCGACACCGACTACACGTGGGTCGGCAACACGACGATCTCCGCCGCGGACTGGACGACGGTCACGGGCGTCTACACGCCCGCCGACGACCGCACGCGGCAGGTCTACCTGGGCACCGGCGCCCTGGGCGCCGCCGACATCACCGCGCCCTACACCTACCTGGTGGACGACATCGAGGTGACGCGTCCCGCCGCCGACGGCGGTGGTGGCGAGGCCGAGATCGTCCTGAGCAGCGACTTCGAGTCCGACGTCGCGCCGTGGGTCGGCCGCGGTGCCGCCACGGCCGCGCGCACGACCGACGACGCGCGCTCCGGCGAGGGCAGCATGCTCGTCAGCGGCCGGACCTCCAACTGGCACGGTGCGCAGACGCCGATCGCGTCGCTCTTCGCGGCCGGCTCGACGTACGACGTCTCCGCGTGGGTCAAGCTCGCGCCCGGTGAGGCGTCGACCACGGTCAACATGACCGTCGCCGAGGTCCCCGAGGCCTACACGCAGGTCGTGCCCGCCGTCGCCGTGACCGACCAGGACTGGGTCGAGCTCACCGGCACGTACACGCGCGGCGAGGCCGTCACCGGGGGTGACCTCTACTTCGAGGCCGCCGGCGCGACGACCAGCTTCCTCGTCGACGACGTCGTCATCACCGGCCAGACCGTGACCGACGACTGGGAGCCGGACCTCGAGGGCTTCGTCCTCGGCGGTGCGGTCGACCCGACCAGCACCCCCGTCGGCGCCGCGCGCGGCACCGGCAACGTGGCGGCGCTGACGTTCGACGACGGCCCGAGCGGCACCGACACCAGCGACCTGCTCGACTTCCTCGGCGAGAACGACCTGCCGGCGACGTTCTGCGTCATCGGGTCGCAGGTCACCGCCCCGGGCGGTGCGGACCTGCTCCGCCGGATCGTGTCCGAGGGCCACACGCTGTGCAACCACAGCACCGGCTGGGCCGACATGGGCGCGCTGTCCAAGGCCGAGGTCGAGGCCGACCTCAAGGCGAACCTCGCGATCATCCGCACCGCGCTGGGCGACCCCGAGGCGAAGGTGCCGTACTTCCGTGCGCCCAACGGCTCGTGGGGCCAGACGATCCCCGTGGCCGTCGCGCTCGGCATGCAGCCGCTCGCGGTGTCCAACACCATCTCCGACTGGGAGACCCAGGACGAGGCCACCCTGACGGCGAACCTGCGTGCGGCCATGGTGCCGGGACGCATCGTCCTCGTGCACGACGGCGGCGGTTCCGGCGACGGCGGGCGGGCGGCGTCGATCGCCGCGACGCGCACCGTCGTCTCCGAGCGTCTGGCCGACGGCTGGACGTTCACGCTGCCCCAGGGCGGCGCGGACGGTGAGGGCTCCGGCACGAACCTGTCCTTCGACTTCGAGGACGGCACGCTGCAGGGCTGGGCGCCGCGCGCCACCGAGGAGGGCGCCGCGACGGTCGGCGTGACCGAGGAGGGCGGGCACGACTCCGCCCGCGCGGCACGCATCTCGGACCGCGTCCACCAGGGTCAGGGTCTGCAGTACGACGTGACGGGCCTGCTCGCCGCCGGTCAGACCTACCAGTTCGAGGCGTGGATCAAGTTCGAGGGCGAGCCCGGCGACGCGACGCTGAGCGTCCGCACCGAGACGGGCGGCACCAGCGCCTACGGCAACCTCGCCAGCCTCACGGGGCTGTCGACCGAGTGGACCCGCGTCGCCGGCACGTTCTCGCTGCCGTCGTACGAGACCGCGGCCGAGATCTACTTCGAGACGGCGTACGACGGCGGCAACGCCGGCAACACGTCGACGTTCCTGCTCGACGACATCTCGATCACGAGCCCCGGCCCGATCACGATCGAGGACCTCCCGCCGCTGAAGGACACGGTGCCGTTCCCCATGGGCATCGCGATCGACAGCCGCGAGACGATGGGCTCGCCCGCCGAGCTGACGAACCTGCACTTCAACCAGTACACGGGCGAGAACCACATGAAGCCCTACGCCTGGTACGACGACGACCGGAACTTCCGGATCGACCCGCAGGCGACGGCCATCATGGACGCGGCCGTGGCCAACGACGCACGGGTCTACGGCCACGTGCTCGTGTGGCACAGCCAGAACCCCGGCCAGACGGCGGCGGACCCGGAGACGGGCACCCCGGCCAACCCGGGCTGGATGTTCTACGGCGACGACGGCGAGCTGCTGACGTCGAGCGAGGCCGACCAGGCGATCCTCCGGGAGCGGCTGCGGACGCACATCTTCGCCGTGGCGGAGAACCTGCACGACACCTACGGCGCCTTCGGGTCGGACACCAACCCGCTCGTGGCCTGGGACGTCGTCAACGAGGTCGTGTCCGACGGGGCCGAGAACCCCGACGGTCTGCGGCGGTCCGCGTGGTTCAACATCCTCGGTGAGGAGTTCATCGACCTCGCGTTCATCTACGCGGACGAGGCCTTCAACGAGGAGTACGCGGCGGCGGGTACCGACCGTCCGGTCACGCTCTTCATCAACGACTACAACACCGAGCAGGTCGGCAAGCAGGACCGGTACTTCGCCCTGGTCGAGCGTCTGCTCGAGCGCGGCGTGCCGATCGACGGCGTGGGCCACCAGTTCCACGTCAACCTGACGCTGCCGATCTCGGCGCTCGAGAACGCCCTCACGCGGTTCGAGTCGCTCCCGGTGGTCCAGGCCGTGACCGAGCTCGACGTCGCCACCGGCACGCCGGTGACCGACGCCCGGCTCATCGACCAGGGCTACTTCTACCAGGAGGCGTTCGACGTCTTCCGGGCGCACGCCGACAGCCTCTTCTCGGTGACGGTGTGGGGTCTGAACGACGGTCGGAGCTGGGTCAACGCCAACGGCGCCCCGCTGCTCTTCGACGACCTCCTGCAGGCGAAGCCGGCGTACTACGGTGCCGCCGGTGCCGAGCTGCCGGGCCGCATCCGGACGGCCAACGCCTTCGCGGGCGAGGTCGCGATCGACGAGGACGCCACGTCCGCGATCGAGTGGCAGCAGCTGCGGCTCATCCCCGTCGGCGACGCCGGCGCGTTCCAGCTGCGCTGGGCCCCGGACACCCTGGCGGTGTTCGTGGACGTCACCAACGACGACGCCGACGCGCTCGAGCTGCAGGTCGACGACTCGACCTTCGCGTTCAACCGTGACGGCACGGGCGACGTCGACGGCGTCGTCACCGAGGTCGACGGCGGCTGGCAGGCCGTCGTGCACCTGCCGCTCGACGGCGCCACCGAGGGCGGCACCCTGTCGTTCGACGTGCGCATCGCCGACGGCGACGACGTCACGGCCTGGTCGGGCTCGCCCGACGCGACCGGCACGCTGACCCTCCTCGAGGAGCTGTCGTACCTCGAGGCCCCGCAGGCGTCCGTGGCACCGGAGATCGACGGCGACGTCGACGGCGTGTGGGACGACGCGACCGGTGTGGTGACCGCCAAGCAGGTCTCCGGCACCAACACGGCCGTCGCCGAGGTCCGCACCCTGTGGCGGGACGACTCGCTGTACATCCTCGCCGAGGTCACCGACCCCGACATCGACGTCACGGGCAGCGACCCGTGGATCCAGGACTCCGTCGAGATCTACGTCGACGCGGGGAACTACAAGAACGGCGCCTACCGCCCCGAGGACATGCAGATCCGCATCAACGCGGACAACGTCGTGTCGTTCGGTGCCGGTGACCCGGCGGTCCAGGACGCCCGTGTCGAGTCGGCCACCAGCCGGACCGACGACGGCTACCTGGTCGAGCTCTCCGTCGACCTGCTCGAGGAGAGCGGCCTCGGCACGTTCCACGGCCTGGACTACCAGGTCAACGACGCGTCCGGCGGCTCGCGCCTCGGCATCACCAACTGGGCCGACCCGACGGGCCAGGGCTACCAGTCCAACGCCCACTGGGGCGTGGGCCGGCTCGTCGAGGCCGGCGGGCCTGAGCCGACCCCGACGGTGACCCCGACTCCGACGGTGAGCCCGGAGCCCACCACCAGCCCGGAGCCCACCACGAGCCCGGAGCCGACCACGAGCCCCGAGCCGACCACCGGCCCGACGCCGAACCCGACCACCACGGCCGGGCCTTCGCCCACGCCGACGGCGGGACCGACGGACCCGCGTCCCGACGCGAGGATCACGCTCGGTGCCTCGCAGGTGCGGGCCGGTACGGCGGTCTCGGTGCGGCTGCAGGGCTTCGAGCCCGGTGACCGTGTCGCGCTCGCCCTGGGTGCCGGCACCACGGCCTCGGGTGGTCTCGGAGGTGTGGGTGCCGCAGCAGCGGCGCCCGGACGGACGACGCAGCTGGCGACGGTCGTCGTCGGTGCGGGTGGCACGGGTGTCAGCAACGTGACGATCCCGGCCGGCACGGCAGCGGGCACCTACCTGGTGCTCGCGGCCGTCGACGGCACGGTCGTCGCCGACGCGGCCCTGCAGGTCCTCGCGGCAGCACCGGGCACGGCCGCCGGTACCGGCACGGGCTCCGGCCTGGCCGTCACCGGTGCCGGTCTCGGGCTCGCGGGCCTGGCGCTCCTCGCCCTGACCGCCGGTGTCCTGCTGGTCGTCGCCCGGCGCCGTGGGATGACCCTCGAGGGGGTGCGCGAGTCGCTGCGGCGCTGA
- a CDS encoding endo-1,4-beta-xylanase, which translates to MGQARHRKVLETIGIGMAATLVAAPLAVVGTAAGAAAADLVLSSDFETSVAPWTGRGDATATRTTDDFHTGAGSMLVAGRTANWHGAATSIASLFVSGGTYDLTAWVKLAPGEEDTTVKVTVAETPEAYTGVTEDVAVTDDAWVELTGTYVRGDAVTGGDLYFEAAGATTSFLVDDVVIMGEAPEVEIQDLTPLHETVPFPMGVAIDDRETTGAPGQLAALHFNQITAENHMKPYAWYAEDRSFRTNPVARTLMDTAVAEDLRVYGHVLVWHGQNPGQTDADPATGTPANPGWMFFGDDGELLTSSPEDQAILSERMRTHIFSVAEALSDEYGLFGSDTNPLVAWDVVNEVVADGGENPDGLRRSQWFNVLGENFIDLAFTYANEAFNEMYAVPGDSRPVTLFINDYSTEAVGKQDRYFALVERLLSRGVPLDGVGHQFHVSLTTPISALEAALTRFEALPVTQAVTELDVATGTPVTEAKLIEQGYYYRDAFDVFRAKADSLFSVTVWGLYDSRSWVVDNGAPLLFDDRLQAKPAYYGAAGLELPGRVASADSFGGLVAVDDAAPSAPEWEQLPLEPIGEDGVAGGLQTRWTADTLTVLAEVPATTDALRVTVGETTYEVVRTGEGDLPSVWAEHGDGLRVVLQAPLDGAEQGDVLAFNLGVVQGEQVTSWSGSAGSLSLVEPLSSVEVPYAAADIPDVDGAVDEVWTALPAILTGKQVNGTGTATAEVRTMWDTDTLYVLMDVTDPDIDATATQPWEQDSVEIYLDLGNAKNGTYLPTDMQLRVGADNAVSFGNGPAEQGDRVRTATSLTDTGYVVEVAIGLLGLGGADTVHGVDFQVNDASGGTRLGITNWADPTGQGYQSTGRWGVATFVEGPVEPAEPSITLSSDQVRAGEQVQVTLTGFEPGAEVAIALGAGVTATGALGGPGTAVAPEGTTLLGTVTIGAGGTAVTTVTVPASTAPGTYLVSGSVGGTVLADTVLSVLAAAPVDGGPGTGTGTGTGTGAGTGAGGSLAVTGAGLGLAGLALLVLTAGVLLVVARRRGMTLEGMRESLRR; encoded by the coding sequence ATGGGTCAGGCACGGCACCGCAAGGTGCTCGAAACTATCGGCATCGGGATGGCGGCGACTCTCGTCGCAGCTCCACTGGCGGTGGTCGGCACCGCTGCCGGCGCCGCGGCGGCGGACCTGGTGCTCAGCAGCGACTTCGAGACGAGCGTCGCCCCGTGGACAGGTCGCGGCGACGCGACCGCCACCCGGACGACCGACGACTTCCACACGGGTGCCGGCAGCATGCTGGTCGCCGGGCGGACCGCCAACTGGCACGGTGCAGCGACCTCCATCGCCTCGCTCTTCGTGAGCGGCGGGACGTACGACCTGACCGCGTGGGTGAAGCTCGCCCCGGGCGAGGAGGACACCACCGTCAAGGTGACCGTCGCCGAGACCCCCGAGGCGTACACCGGGGTCACGGAGGACGTCGCCGTGACGGACGACGCCTGGGTGGAGCTGACGGGCACCTACGTCCGCGGCGACGCCGTCACGGGCGGTGACCTCTACTTCGAGGCCGCGGGCGCCACGACGAGCTTCCTCGTCGACGACGTCGTCATCATGGGCGAGGCGCCCGAGGTCGAGATCCAGGACCTCACGCCGCTGCACGAGACGGTGCCGTTCCCGATGGGCGTCGCGATCGACGACCGCGAGACCACTGGCGCGCCGGGGCAGCTCGCGGCGCTGCACTTCAACCAGATCACGGCCGAGAACCACATGAAGCCGTACGCCTGGTACGCCGAGGACCGCTCGTTCCGCACGAACCCCGTCGCCAGGACGCTCATGGACACCGCCGTGGCCGAGGACCTGCGGGTCTACGGGCACGTGCTGGTCTGGCACGGCCAGAACCCGGGCCAGACGGACGCCGACCCGGCCACCGGCACGCCGGCGAACCCGGGCTGGATGTTCTTCGGCGACGACGGTGAGCTGCTCACCTCCAGCCCCGAGGACCAGGCGATCCTGAGCGAGCGCATGCGCACGCACATCTTCTCGGTCGCCGAGGCGCTGTCCGACGAGTACGGCCTGTTCGGCTCCGACACCAACCCGCTGGTCGCGTGGGACGTCGTCAACGAGGTCGTCGCCGACGGCGGCGAGAACCCCGACGGCCTGCGCCGGTCGCAGTGGTTCAACGTGCTGGGCGAGAACTTCATCGACCTCGCGTTCACGTACGCGAACGAGGCGTTCAACGAGATGTACGCGGTGCCGGGGGACAGCCGTCCCGTCACGCTGTTCATCAACGACTACAGCACCGAGGCCGTCGGCAAGCAGGACCGGTACTTCGCGCTCGTCGAGCGGCTCCTGTCGCGCGGCGTGCCGCTCGACGGCGTCGGCCACCAGTTCCACGTCAGCCTGACGACGCCGATCTCCGCGCTCGAGGCCGCGCTCACGCGGTTCGAGGCGCTCCCGGTCACCCAGGCCGTCACCGAGCTCGACGTCGCCACGGGTACGCCCGTGACCGAGGCCAAGCTCATCGAGCAGGGCTACTACTACCGCGACGCGTTCGACGTGTTCCGCGCCAAGGCGGACTCCCTGTTCTCGGTCACGGTGTGGGGTCTCTACGACAGCCGCAGCTGGGTGGTCGACAACGGCGCGCCGCTGCTGTTCGACGACCGCCTGCAGGCCAAGCCCGCCTACTACGGTGCAGCCGGTCTCGAGCTGCCGGGCCGGGTCGCGTCGGCCGACTCGTTCGGTGGCCTGGTCGCCGTCGACGACGCCGCGCCGTCCGCACCCGAGTGGGAGCAGCTGCCGCTCGAGCCGATCGGCGAGGACGGCGTCGCCGGGGGACTGCAGACCCGCTGGACGGCGGACACGCTGACCGTCCTGGCCGAGGTCCCGGCGACCACCGACGCCCTGCGCGTCACGGTCGGCGAGACGACCTACGAGGTCGTGCGCACGGGCGAGGGTGACCTGCCCAGCGTCTGGGCGGAGCACGGCGACGGCCTGCGGGTCGTGCTGCAGGCGCCGCTCGACGGCGCCGAGCAGGGCGACGTGCTCGCGTTCAACCTGGGCGTCGTCCAGGGCGAGCAGGTCACGTCCTGGTCCGGCAGCGCGGGTTCGCTGTCGCTCGTCGAGCCGCTGTCCTCCGTCGAGGTCCCCTACGCGGCCGCGGACATCCCCGACGTCGACGGTGCCGTGGACGAGGTGTGGACCGCTCTCCCCGCGATCCTCACGGGCAAGCAGGTCAACGGCACGGGCACGGCGACCGCCGAGGTCCGCACGATGTGGGACACGGACACGCTCTACGTGCTCATGGACGTGACCGACCCCGACATCGACGCCACGGCCACCCAGCCGTGGGAGCAGGACTCGGTCGAGATCTACCTCGACCTGGGCAACGCGAAGAACGGCACCTACCTGCCCACCGACATGCAGCTGCGCGTCGGTGCCGACAACGCCGTGTCCTTCGGCAACGGGCCGGCCGAGCAGGGTGACCGCGTGCGGACGGCGACGTCCCTCACGGACACCGGGTACGTCGTGGAGGTCGCCATCGGCCTGCTCGGCCTCGGCGGCGCGGACACCGTGCACGGGGTCGACTTCCAGGTCAACGACGCCAGCGGCGGCACGCGCCTCGGCATCACCAACTGGGCCGACCCGACGGGCCAGGGCTACCAGTCCACCGGCCGCTGGGGCGTCGCCACGTTCGTCGAGGGTCCCGTCGAGCCGGCCGAGCCGAGCATCACGCTCAGCAGCGACCAGGTGCGGGCCGGTGAGCAGGTGCAGGTGACCCTCACGGGCTTCGAGCCGGGCGCCGAGGTGGCGATCGCGCTCGGCGCGGGCGTCACCGCGACGGGTGCGCTCGGTGGTCCGGGCACGGCGGTGGCCCCGGAGGGCACGACGCTCCTCGGGACCGTCACGATCGGTGCGGGCGGCACGGCCGTCACGACCGTCACCGTGCCGGCGTCGACGGCGCCGGGCACCTACCTGGTGAGCGGTTCGGTCGGCGGCACCGTCCTGGCCGACACCGTGCTCTCCGTCCTCGCGGCGGCGCCCGTCGACGGCGGGCCCGGCACGGGAACGGGCACGGGCACCGGTACCGGCGCTGGGACGGGCGCGGGCGGCAGCCTGGCCGTCACCGGGGCCGGGCTCGGGCTCGCCGGCCTGGCGCTCCTCGTCCTGACCGCGGGTGTCCTGCTGGTCGTCGCACGACGCCGCGGGATGACCCTCGAGGGGATGCGCGAGTCGCTGCGGCGCTGA
- the nadC gene encoding carboxylating nicotinate-nucleotide diphosphorylase encodes MTRLVAVALDEDLGPAPGRDVTTQSTVDAAVRGRADVVAREAGAIAGLVVVPEVLDQVSHRLGLPRATVTWHVRDGAVVDGGAVLATLEGPTHVLLVAERTLLNLVSRASGVATHTYRWTRALSGTGARVLDTRKTTPGLRALEKYAVRCGGGTNKRMGLYDVAMVKDNHVVAAGSVAAAVRAVRERFPDVAVQVEVDTPAQADEALDAGADFLLLDNMDTATLQAAVARVRAREGGAGHVDLEATGNLTLDRAREVALTGVDYLSVGALTHSSPILDVALDLDPRSVAAPSAGTVPAGEREPRP; translated from the coding sequence CTGACCCGCCTGGTCGCGGTCGCGCTCGACGAGGACCTCGGCCCCGCGCCCGGCCGTGACGTCACGACGCAGTCCACGGTGGACGCTGCGGTTCGTGGGCGCGCCGACGTGGTCGCGCGCGAGGCCGGGGCGATCGCCGGGCTCGTCGTCGTCCCGGAGGTCCTGGACCAGGTCTCCCACCGCCTCGGCCTGCCGCGTGCCACGGTGACGTGGCACGTGCGCGACGGCGCCGTCGTCGACGGCGGCGCGGTCCTCGCGACGCTCGAGGGCCCGACCCACGTGCTGCTCGTCGCCGAGCGCACGCTGCTCAACCTGGTGTCGCGCGCGTCGGGTGTCGCCACGCACACGTACCGTTGGACCCGAGCTCTGAGCGGCACCGGGGCGCGGGTGCTCGACACCCGCAAGACGACGCCGGGGCTGCGCGCGCTCGAGAAGTACGCCGTGCGGTGCGGCGGCGGCACCAACAAGCGCATGGGCCTGTACGACGTCGCGATGGTGAAGGACAACCACGTCGTCGCGGCCGGGTCGGTCGCTGCCGCGGTGCGCGCCGTGCGCGAGCGGTTCCCCGACGTCGCCGTGCAGGTCGAGGTCGACACGCCCGCGCAGGCCGACGAGGCGCTCGACGCCGGTGCCGACTTCCTGCTGCTCGACAACATGGACACGGCGACCCTGCAGGCCGCCGTCGCGCGCGTCCGGGCCCGGGAGGGTGGGGCCGGGCACGTCGATCTCGAGGCCACCGGCAACCTCACGCTGGACCGGGCGCGCGAGGTCGCGCTGACGGGCGTCGACTACCTGTCGGTCGGCGCGCTCACGCACTCGTCGCCCATCCTCGACGTCGCGCTGGACCTCGACCCACGGTCGGTGGCGGCGCCGTCCGCCGGCACCGTGCCCGCCGGGGAGCGCGAGCCGCGCCCGTAG
- the lysS gene encoding lysine--tRNA ligase: MRVRKAKRERLLDAGVEAYPVSVPRTHTIAEVRAAYPELEPGTETDDLVGVAGRVVFLRNTGKLAFATLQDGAGSRLQAMLSEKEIGADALAAFKADVDLGDHLFVHGRVIASRRGELSVMADEWRMAAKAIRPLPNLYEGTEMSEEARVRQRYVDLIVRPGAREMVRLRSAVVRSLRENFYRRGFLELETPMLQVRPEGAAARQFETHMNAFDMDLFLRIAPELFLKRAAVGGVEKVFEINRNFRNEGVDSTHSPEFAMLEAYEAYGDYDTMAALTQDLVQTAALDALGTTVVTLADGSEYDLGGQWATLTMYGSLSQALGEEITHDTSDERLLALLAAADLELAPSQRNHGKLVEELWEHHVGSTLWAPTFVRDFPVETSPLTRDHRTERGLVEKWDLYVRGMELATAYSELVDPVVQRERFEAQALLAAKGDDEAMRIDEDFLAAMEHAMPPSGGMGMGIDRLLIAMTGHGIRDTIVFPLVKPQV; the protein is encoded by the coding sequence ATGCGGGTCCGCAAGGCCAAGCGTGAGCGGCTCCTCGATGCGGGCGTCGAGGCGTACCCGGTGTCGGTGCCCCGCACGCACACGATCGCGGAGGTCCGCGCCGCGTACCCGGAGCTCGAGCCGGGCACCGAGACGGACGACCTCGTGGGCGTCGCGGGTCGCGTGGTGTTCCTGCGCAACACCGGCAAGCTCGCGTTCGCGACGCTGCAGGACGGCGCCGGCAGCCGCCTGCAGGCGATGCTCAGCGAGAAGGAGATCGGCGCGGACGCGCTCGCCGCGTTCAAGGCCGACGTCGACCTGGGGGACCACCTCTTCGTGCACGGCCGCGTGATCGCCTCACGCCGCGGTGAGCTCAGCGTCATGGCCGACGAATGGCGCATGGCCGCCAAGGCGATCCGGCCGTTGCCCAACCTGTACGAGGGCACCGAGATGTCCGAGGAGGCGCGCGTCCGGCAGCGTTATGTCGATCTCATCGTGCGTCCAGGTGCACGGGAGATGGTGCGGCTGCGCTCGGCGGTCGTGCGGTCGCTGCGGGAGAACTTCTACCGCCGCGGATTCCTCGAGCTCGAGACGCCGATGCTGCAGGTGCGTCCCGAGGGCGCGGCCGCACGCCAGTTCGAGACCCACATGAACGCCTTCGACATGGACCTGTTCCTGCGGATCGCCCCCGAGCTGTTCCTCAAGCGGGCGGCCGTGGGCGGTGTCGAGAAGGTCTTCGAGATCAACCGGAACTTCCGCAACGAGGGCGTGGACTCCACGCATTCCCCGGAGTTCGCCATGCTCGAGGCGTACGAGGCCTACGGCGACTACGACACCATGGCGGCGCTCACGCAGGACCTCGTGCAGACCGCCGCTCTCGACGCGCTCGGCACGACGGTCGTGACGCTCGCGGACGGCAGCGAGTACGACCTAGGGGGGCAGTGGGCCACGCTCACGATGTACGGGTCGCTGTCGCAGGCGCTGGGCGAGGAGATCACCCACGACACGTCCGACGAGCGGCTGCTGGCCCTGCTCGCGGCCGCTGACCTCGAGCTCGCCCCGTCCCAGCGCAACCACGGCAAGCTGGTCGAGGAGCTGTGGGAGCACCACGTCGGCTCGACGCTGTGGGCGCCGACGTTCGTCCGGGACTTCCCCGTCGAGACGTCGCCGCTCACGCGCGACCACCGCACCGAGCGCGGCCTCGTCGAGAAGTGGGACCTGTACGTCCGCGGCATGGAGCTGGCCACCGCGTACTCCGAGCTCGTCGACCCCGTCGTGCAGCGCGAGCGCTTCGAGGCGCAGGCGCTGCTGGCCGCCAAGGGCGACGACGAGGCGATGCGGATCGACGAGGACTTCCTCGCCGCGATGGAGCACGCGATGCCGCCGTCGGGGGGCATGGGCATGGGCATCGACCGCCTGCTCATCGCGATGACCGGTCACGGCATCCGTGACACGATTGTCTTTCCACTCGTGAAGCCGCAGGTCTGA
- a CDS encoding histone-like nucleoid-structuring protein Lsr2 — MAQKVQVLLVDDVDGGTADETVTFGLDGVTYEIDLTSDNAAKLRDAFAQWVGSARKVSGRSSGRSAGRSSSTSSSRTARSNEAQEVREWAKTNGYQVSERGRISAEVKKAYDDAH, encoded by the coding sequence ATGGCACAGAAGGTGCAGGTCCTGCTGGTCGACGACGTCGACGGCGGGACGGCGGACGAGACCGTGACCTTCGGGCTCGACGGTGTGACGTACGAGATCGACCTCACGTCCGACAACGCCGCCAAGCTGCGCGACGCTTTCGCCCAGTGGGTCGGCAGCGCACGCAAGGTGAGCGGCCGGTCCTCCGGTCGCTCGGCCGGGCGCTCCTCCTCCACCTCGTCGTCGCGCACCGCGCGCTCGAACGAGGCCCAGGAGGTCCGTGAGTGGGCGAAGACGAACGGCTACCAGGTCTCCGAGCGGGGTCGTATCTCCGCCGAGGTCAAGAAGGCGTACGACGACGCTCACTGA